Proteins encoded within one genomic window of Trichoderma asperellum chromosome 2, complete sequence:
- a CDS encoding uncharacterized protein (EggNog:ENOG41~SECRETED:SignalP(1-17)), giving the protein MVKKIVVASLLFGAAMAVPYPPSVADGPTASVPDTVDFSPKKPNGGNYMPSKSSKVPASKTADAPAANGDKIKARTTGERVTNGVARFDNSNIQDGVGNGVDRYTMYWGDGSTGAGWPAQSQWVSFENMFNNYKNQMFAACGNLPTPQANDSGPEVGAIWDGIQMAAAATGVDHRLILAVIMQESHGCVRVNTSNFGVRNPGLMQDHNGAATCNENGNVPNPCPSSTIYQMISEGTAGTNSGDGLANCINESGRNDVSAFYRAARIYNSGSISSTGQLQNGIATHCYASDIANRLTGWVNAPSQCNCDNNPGSCGIVQN; this is encoded by the exons ATGGTCAAGAAG ATTGTTGTTGCGTCTCTGTTGTTTGGTGCGGCTATGGCCGTACCCTATCCACCATCTGTTGCTGATGGTCCTACCGCCTCTGTACCTGACACTGTTGATTTCTCCCCTAAGAAACCCAACGGCGGTAACTACATGCCTTCAAAGTCTAGCAAAGTTCCGGCTTCGAAGACTGCTGATGCGCCCGCTGCCAATGGCGACAAAATTAAGGCGCGAACCACAGGGGAGAGAGTTACTAATGGTGTTGCCCGATTCGATAACTCTAACATTCAAGATGGCGTTGGTAACGGCGTCGATCGCTATACCATGTACTGGGGCGATGGAAGCACTGGCGCCGGTTGGCCTGCTCAGAGCCAGTGGGTTTCCTTCGAGAATATGTTTAACAACTACAAGAATCAGATGTTTGCCGCCTGCGGCAACTTGCCAACTCCTCAGGCCAACGACAGCGGTCCTGAAGTG GGCGCTATCTGGGATGGCATTcagatggctgctgctgctactggtGTCGACCATCGACTTATATTGGCTGTTATTATGCAGGAGTCTCACGGCTGCGTCCGTGTCAACACCTCCAACTTTGGAGTTCGAAACCCTGGCCTTATGCAAGATCACAATGGTGCGGCCACTTGCAATGAGAATGGCAACGTCCCGAACCCTTGCCCCTCATCAACTATTTACCAGATGATCAGCGAGGGTACTGCTGGTACCAATAGTGGCGATGGCCTTGCCAACTGCATCAATGAATCTGGCCGTAATGATGTTTCGGCTTTTTACCGAGCTGCTCGTATCTACAACTCGGGCTCTATTTCAAGCACCGGCCAGCTTCAAAACGGAATTGCTACTCACTGCTATGCTAGTGATATTGCAAACCGACTAACCGGCTGGGTCAATGCACCATCTCAATGCAACTGCGATAACAACCCTGGTAGCTGCGGCATCGTTCAGAACTAA